The Methanobacterium alcaliphilum nucleotide sequence TTGATTAATATTCTTAAAAATTATTTATCAACAAACTATTAAAAATTAAAGGGATTAAATGTTCAGCGAATTTTATCAAATATTTGGACAAATGGTATTTTTAGCAGGAGTAATTGTACTTGCATTGCTTTTAATAAGCCTTGTTTTAGGTAAAGTCCTTATTAAACAGGATAAATTAATCTTTCCAAAAGTCATGCTTTTTACCATTGACCTATTTTACGGCCCATTTAAAAAATTTTCAGAAAGCATGGGTTTTGATGAACAACTGGTCGACCATATGGGTGTGGAAGTACGTAACAAAGTGAATAAGAAAAGCTATGAGTCCATAGATGGCGAAGATAGACTTCTGGTTTTACCTCACTGTTTAAGGCATCCTGAATGCGAAGCAAAACTAGAATCTTCAGGTTTGATTTGTACACACTGCAACAAATGTGTTATTGGATTTTTAAAAGAAAAAGCAGAAAATAAAGGATATAAAGTATTTATTATACCCGGATCCACGTTCCTTAAAAAAATTATAGAACAAAACAACTTTAAAGCCGTGCTAGGTGTGGCCTGTTACCAAGACCTAAATATAGCTATGATGAAACTATCTAAATTCTCACCTCAAGGTGTTCCTTTATCTAGAGACGGTTGTTTCAAGACTAAAGTAGATACAAAAGCAGTTTTAGAAAAAATGGGATATGTGGAAAAACTTAATGATACTTCATCAATTGCAAATATAAGCCCATGCAGTCAGGAAAAACACGAAAAAAGATCCATATAAGATTATTTTTTAAAGAATGCATTAATTTAATCTTTTTTTATTTTAATTATAATATGATTTATTCCTTTTAAATCTAATTCAAAGTCTTATCAATAAATTAGAAATATTAAAAAATCCATAAGATTTCTTATATTAAAATCTAAATAATCAAACCATTTTAAATAAATACAAATCAATATATTATTTAAGAAATTGTTTTCAGGTTGATATTATGGATATCCCCATTACTGATAATCACATACACGTAGATCCCTATAATGGAGAAGGGCCTTTGAAGATTGCTCAAACATTCCACCGTTCAGGAGGAAAAAGAATGATAATTCCTAACAAACCATCCTGGACATTTGGAGAACCCTTCAATTTTCAAAAAGCAATGCACCTTGTTTTAGATTATGTTAAAAAAATCAATACAGAGAGTGAAGTTGAAGCCTATGCCGTGGTTGGTTTGCACCCTGCTGAGCTTTCCAGGTTACTTGAGAGTGGTAAAAATATTAATACCGCCAGAGACATGGTTAAAAAAGGCCTGGATTATGCGCAAAAACTGGTTTTAGAAGGAGAAGCCGTGGCTATAGGTGAAATCGGCAGACCACATTATGAAGTATCCCCTGAAGAATGGGATTTGCAGAATGAAATAATGATTTACACCATGAAACTGGCCAGGGATGCCGGTTGTCCA carries:
- a CDS encoding DUF116 domain-containing protein, coding for MFSEFYQIFGQMVFLAGVIVLALLLISLVLGKVLIKQDKLIFPKVMLFTIDLFYGPFKKFSESMGFDEQLVDHMGVEVRNKVNKKSYESIDGEDRLLVLPHCLRHPECEAKLESSGLICTHCNKCVIGFLKEKAENKGYKVFIIPGSTFLKKIIEQNNFKAVLGVACYQDLNIAMMKLSKFSPQGVPLSRDGCFKTKVDTKAVLEKMGYVEKLNDTSSIANISPCSQEKHEKRSI
- a CDS encoding TatD family hydrolase; translation: MDIPITDNHIHVDPYNGEGPLKIAQTFHRSGGKRMIIPNKPSWTFGEPFNFQKAMHLVLDYVKKINTESEVEAYAVVGLHPAELSRLLESGKNINTARDMVKKGLDYAQKLVLEGEAVAIGEIGRPHYEVSPEEWDLQNEIMIYTMKLARDAGCPVQLHTETSQEPQFKEFALMADKAGLKRYKLIKHFSGPYTDEIENHGLTPSLIATRDVVSKGIKKSNYFLMETDYLDDASRPGAVLGPKTVPRRTLEFIKKGLISEDDAYKIHSENIKKVYGIE